In Oryza sativa Japonica Group chromosome 11, ASM3414082v1, the following are encoded in one genomic region:
- the LOC4350103 gene encoding disease resistance protein RGA4-like, translated as METLSSVTNIVVGKLFALLEKKYEQWRGLEDSIGFIKRELRVIHGFLHDQLPRDRNGEDPPISAVQATCIDELRDLAHDIEDCLDRFLPCAACERDSSFLRRLAADSRFAGEVERLKSRLEEAHERRANYGVNGVAGSAAAAGGSSSGSANTTDYMAQSCGLVGINVPRQELLDLLLLEDVEGRPERMRVISIVGFGGSGKTTLARAVYDCPDIAGQFDGRAWVVASKHRDDTMGLLSALLGQIRQEDDQRFNQIPQDDEQRFQLQSQVQADIRQHLNAKRYLLVFDDIEEKQWNCIKSTFPTETRSRVLVTTTIKPVANACSHGTGSVYNMRTLNVNHSKDLLQSVLKEYSPELELDLPSILEKCDGLPLALVSVGNFLWRERITECYRNQVCCNLGHHIEKEHAFAELRQVLANNYNTLPGHPLKTCLLYTTVFPNGCSIRRSSLIRRWLAEGYVQCQYPRSSLEVADANLEELMDRNIIRSMDVTNNGRAKNCRAHGIMHEFMLHKSRCDNFIASLHDPDRSKCRHLFLTQSLTSGNQSYMDCGTNPKGKQPRARSLTIFGNAGEFALDYAKCELLRVLDLEECDDLKDDHVKYIYKLLHLKYLGLGSTITYIPRKINKGLHCLQTLDLRKTRINTLPVEIIIMPHLAHLFGKIKIREARGLWVLETNKIEKILSDKSKLQTLAGFVVDKNSLFPRLMVHMNKLRKVKIWCEPAAERNSSISLISAAIQKFTQAGMDTTGAHSLSLRSRKFPNRLLCCLEKSYGYLSSLKLQGELSRFPQFITSLCGLTELCLSSTNLNKEDLSNVCTLHHLLYLKLVESDLQGFIIKNGDFPRMRRLCLVVQNPNLPTVEKGALPHLLSLQLLCKDLVGLSEIKIEYHDYLEEVALDSMVNIETIEIWENEAKKHPNRPKVLFRKRVDPTDAQSTAKYAATERPVPETGCPAVIKKRKFHAIQSYYNESVETKKSLRCCSGV; from the exons ATGGAGACCCTGAGCTCTGTCACTAATATCGTCGTGGGGAAGCTCTTCGCGCTACTGGAGAAGAAGTACGAGCAGTGGAGGGGCCTGGAGGACAGCATCGGTTTCATCAAGCGGGAGCTCCGCGTGATCCATGGCTTCCTGCACGACCAGCTCCCGCGGGATCGGAATGGGGAGGATCCGCCGATCAGCGCCGTGCAGGCCACATGCATCGACGAGCTCCGGGATCTGGCGCACGACATCGAGGACTGCCTCGACCGCTTCCTGCCCTGCGCCGCGTGCGAGCGCGATTCGTcgttcctccgccgcctcgcggcGGACTCTCGgttcgccggcgaggtcgagagGCTCAAGTCGCGGCTGGAGGAGGCGCACGAGCGGAGGGCTAACTACGGCGTCAACGGCGTcgccggctccgccgccgcagctggcGGATCAAGCTCAGGCTCAGCAAATACGACGGATTACATGGCCCAGAGCTGTGGCCTTGTGGGCATCAACGTGCCCAGGCAAGAGCTTCTTGACCTGCTCCTGCTCGAGGACGTGGAGGGCCGGCCGGAGCGGATGCGCGTGATCTCCATCGTGGGATTCGGAGGCTCGGGGAAGACGACGCTCGCGAGGGCAGTGTACGACTGCCCCGACATCGCCGGCCAGTTCGACGGCCGCGCCTGGGTCGTGGCGTCCAAGCACAGAGATGATACCATGGGGCTCCTGTCGGCGTTACTCGGCCAAATTCGTCAGGAAGATGACCAAAGATTCAATCAAATTCCTCAGGATGATGAGCAAAGATTCCAGCTACAGTCCCAAGTCCAAGCTGATATCAGGCAACACCTGAATGCTAAGAG GTACCTTCTCGTGTTTGATGATATTGAGGAGAAGCAGTGGAACTGTATAAAATCAACCTTCCCTACAGAAACAAGAAGCAGAGTACTAGTGACAACGACTATTAAACCAGTTGCAAATGCCTGCAGCCATGGTACCGGTTCTGTGTACAATATGAGAACTCTGAATGTGAACCATTCCAAGGATTTGCTGCAATCTGTCCTAAAGGAATACTCTCCTGAGTTGGAGTTGGACTTGCCATCGATTCTGGAGAAATGCGACGGCCTCCCGCTTGCTCTGGTTAGTGTGGGAAACTTTCTATGGCGAGAAAGGATCACTGAATGTTACCGAAATCAAGTCTGCTGCAACCTAGGTCATCACATTGAGAAGGAGCACGCCTTTGCAGAACTGCGACAAGTTCTTGCGAACAACTACAACACTCTGCCTGGCCATCCCCTCAAGACCTGCTTACTGTACACGACTGTGTTCCCCAATGGCTGTTCCATCAGAAGGAGCAGTCTGATCAGGCGATGGTTAGCTGAAGGCTATGTACAATGCCAATATCCTCGCAGTTCACTGGAGGTTGCAGATGCAAACTTGGAGGAGCTAATGGACCGAAATATCATCAGGTCGATGGATGTTACCAACAATGGAAGGGCGAAGAACTGCAGGGCTCACGGTATCATGCACGAATTCATGCTGCACAAGTCCAGGTGTGATAATTTCATTGCATCCCTCCATGACCCAGATCGAAGCAAATGCCGCCACCTCTTCTTAACCCAGAGCCTTACAAGTGGAAATCAATCATACATGGATTGTGGAACTAATCCAAAGGGTAAGCAACCTCGTGCCAGGTCTCTGACGATCTTTGGAAATGCAGGGGAATTTGCTTTAGATTATGCCAAGTGTGAGCTGTTGAGGGTCTTGGATCTAGAAGAATGTGATGATCTCAAGGACGATCATGTCAAGTACATATACAAGCTGTTGCATCTAAAATACCTTGGCCTTGGGAGCACCATTACATATATTCCGAGAAAAATCAATAAAGGGCTGCATTGCTTACAGACACTCGACCTGAGGAAGACAAGGATAAACACATTGCCTGTGGAAATCATTATAATGCCACATCTAGCTCACCTGTTTGGAAAGATTAAGATTAGGGAAGCAAGGGGCCTTTGGGTCCTTGAAACGAATAAAATAGAGAAGATATTATCAGATAAAAGTAAATTGCAAACTCTAGCAGGTTTTGTTGTAGACAAGAACTCTTTGTTTCCTCGCCTGATGGTTCATATGAATAAACTAAGAAAGGTCAAGATATGGTGCGAGCCCGCAGCTGAACGTAATAGCAGTATCAGCTTAATTTCAGCGGCTATTCAGAAGTTTACTCAGGCTGGCATGGACACTACTGGTGCTCATTCTCTGTCACTTCGATCCAGAAAATTTCCTAACCGTCTACTGTGTTGTCTGGAGAAGTCGTATGGTTATCTCAGCTCCTTGAAACTGCAGGGCGAGTTGAGCCGGTTTCCACAGTTCATCACATCACTGTGTGGTCTCACAGAGCTGTGCCTTTCATCAACAAATCTGAATAAGGAGGATCTATCAAACGTTTGCACATTGCACCACTTGCTTTATCTGAAACTGGTTGAATCTGACCTTCAGGGCTTTATCATAAAAAATGGTGACTTCCCACGTATGCGACGCTTATGCCTTGTGGTGCAAAATCCCAATCTCCCTACAGTTGAAAAAGGAGCTTTGCCACATCTCCTGTCACTCCAATTGCTCTGCAAGGATCTAGTTGGTCTTTCTGAAATCAAGATTGAGTACCATGATTACCTTGAGGAAGTTGCTCTTGATTCTATGGTCAATATAGAAACAATAGAAATTTGGGAAAATGAAGCTAAGAAGCACCCAAATAGACCCAAGGTTCTGTTCCGCAAGAGGGTTGATCCAACCGATGCTCAGTCCACAGCGAAGTATGCTGCAACAGAAAGACCAGTACCTGAGACAGGATGCCCTGCGGTGATAAAAAAACGGAAATTCCATGCTATCCAATCATATTATAACGAGTCTGTTGAAACAAAAAAGAGTTTAAGATGCTGCTCTGGCGTTTAA
- the LOC107275409 gene encoding uncharacterized protein, with protein sequence MTTKATTLLLLLAAAAAAALLCHVHVAVAVAAADPEPCDPSDITIATVKTGRVVGGLPEFQVTIGNECSCPEGDVVLSCLDGVPAGIDRSKIHAAGSDGLCLVNDGLQIVKGSPVVFTYAASAPISLAFNAASPRCQP encoded by the coding sequence ATGACGACCAAGGCCAccacccttctcctcctcctcgccgccgccgccgccgcggcgctcctcTGCCACgtccacgtcgccgtcgccgtcgccgccgccgacccggaGCCGTGCGACCCGTCGGATATCACCATCGCGACGGTGAAGACCGGGCGGGTCGTCGGCGGCCTGCCGGAGTTCCAGGTGACGATCGGCAACGAGTGCTCGTGCCCGGAGGGGGACGTCGTGCTGTCCTGCCTCGACGGCGTGCCCGCCGGCATCGACCGGAGCAAGATCCACGCCGCCGGCAGCGACGGGCTCTGCCTCGTCAACGACGGCCTGCAGATCGTGAAGGGGTCGCCGGTGGTGTTCACGTACGCCGCCAGCGCGCCCATCAGCCTCGCCTTcaacgccgcctcgccgcggtgCCAACCTTGA